The Edaphobacter flagellatus sequence CGACCGTGCCGATGGCCCCACCAAGTGCCAGCGAACCAACGTCGCCCATGAAGACTTCAGCCGGATGCGCGTTATACCAGAGGAAACCGATACTCGCGCCGACCATCGCGCCGCAGAAGATCGTCAGCTCGCTGACGAGCGGCATACGCTGCAGCTCGAGATAGTCCGAGAAGACAACATGGCCGCTGACGTAGGTCAGCACTGTCAGCGCTCCTGCGGCGATAATGGTGCAGCCGATCGCCAGGCCGTCGAGTCCGTCTGTAAGGTTCACCGCGTTGCTCGAAAACGAGATGACCAGCATGACGAAGGCGATGAAGGGAAGAAACGCCAGCCAGTGCATATGCGGAATGTGTCCCATCCACTCCCACACCAGGTCGGGCCGGAATCGCTTGAAGAACGGAAACATCAGCTTCGTGGAGTAGGCGCCATGCGCCTCCAGCCGCAACAATGCGATGGCCACGCCCGCACTCGCCAGCAGTTGCAGGCCAAGCTTAGCGCGCGCGGTCAGCCCGAGATTACGGCGATGGACGACCTTGATGTAGTCGTCCGCAAAACCGATAGCGCCAAAAGCAATCGTGGACAACACCACCAGCCAGACGAAGGGGTTCGAG is a genomic window containing:
- the mraY gene encoding phospho-N-acetylmuramoyl-pentapeptide-transferase; translated protein: MLYWLLYQKLFPYFRLFRIFRYLTFRTVFASLTALLIGLLIGPYVIERLREFQIGQYIREEGPQSHQKKSGTPTMGGVLICISILVPTLLWSDLSNPFVWLVVLSTIAFGAIGFADDYIKVVHRRNLGLTARAKLGLQLLASAGVAIALLRLEAHGAYSTKLMFPFFKRFRPDLVWEWMGHIPHMHWLAFLPFIAFVMLVISFSSNAVNLTDGLDGLAIGCTIIAAGALTVLTYVSGHVVFSDYLELQRMPLVSELTIFCGAMVGASIGFLWYNAHPAEVFMGDVGSLALGGAIGTVAVVIKQELLLPFIGGVFILEAVSVMLQVGSYKLRNGKRIFKMAPLHHHFELLGWSESKVIARFWILALIFALLALTTLKLR